A window of the Blattabacterium cuenoti genome harbors these coding sequences:
- the lepA gene encoding translation elongation factor 4 produces the protein MRYIRNFCIIAHVDHGKSTLADRLLELTNTVDIKDKNMQLLDNMDLEKERGITIKSHAVQMNYKYKNHIYTLNLIDTPGHIDFSYEVKRSISSCEGALLVVDCIKGIQAQTVSNLSLALKNNLVIIPVLNKIDLIDNNNYGNIIDDIINLLKCSKKDIIPASAKIGLGIRKILENIIIKIPFPKGNSNNPLQAFVFDSIYNPFTGIEFFFRVKNGCIKKGQKLKFLSTNKIFYANDIGCLKLKKISKDKIEAGDVGYLISGIKNNFEVKVGDTITDFYRSAKNPVKKFEDIKHMVFASIYPIKYNEYEDLRTAMEKLQLNDASIYFKPESSSALGYGFHCGFLGMLHLEIIKDRIEREYGISVIVTIPNVSYKIYTKNKSFFVNVPSNFPEYGTFKKVEEPYVLVSIITQNNDIGDIISLCMKKRGIIMDQNYLSSGKVQISFEMPLSEIIIDFYDKLKTITKGYASFDYQFIEYRESDLRKIIVLINREKIESLSMLSHKSKSEILAKKICKKLSALIPKHQFSIPIQASISGKIIARETIKSLRKDVIGKCYGGDITRKKKLLNKQKKGKKKMRELGKVNIPSSAFMTFLKIKD, from the coding sequence ATTCGTTATATACGTAATTTTTGTATTATTGCACATGTAGATCATGGAAAAAGTACATTGGCAGATCGTCTTTTAGAATTAACTAATACAGTTGATATAAAAGATAAAAATATGCAATTATTAGATAATATGGATTTAGAAAAAGAACGAGGAATAACTATTAAAAGTCATGCAGTACAAATGAATTATAAATATAAAAATCATATATATACTCTTAATTTAATTGATACTCCTGGTCATATAGATTTTTCTTATGAAGTTAAAAGATCTATTTCTTCTTGTGAAGGGGCTTTATTAGTTGTAGATTGTATAAAAGGAATACAAGCACAAACAGTTTCTAATCTATCTTTAGCTTTAAAAAATAATTTAGTAATTATCCCAGTATTAAATAAAATTGATTTAATAGATAATAATAATTATGGCAATATTATTGATGATATAATTAATTTATTAAAATGTAGTAAAAAAGATATCATACCTGCTAGTGCTAAAATTGGATTAGGAATTAGGAAAATATTAGAAAATATTATAATTAAAATACCTTTTCCAAAAGGAAATTCAAATAATCCATTACAAGCATTTGTATTTGATTCTATATATAATCCTTTTACTGGTATTGAGTTTTTTTTTAGAGTTAAAAACGGATGTATAAAAAAAGGACAAAAATTAAAATTTTTATCAACAAATAAAATATTTTATGCTAATGATATAGGATGTCTTAAATTAAAAAAAATATCTAAAGATAAAATAGAAGCTGGAGATGTTGGATATTTAATTTCTGGAATAAAAAATAATTTTGAAGTAAAAGTAGGAGATACAATAACAGATTTTTATCGATCTGCAAAAAATCCTGTTAAAAAATTTGAAGATATAAAACATATGGTTTTTGCTAGTATTTATCCTATTAAATATAATGAATATGAAGATTTACGTACTGCTATGGAAAAGCTTCAATTGAATGATGCTTCTATATACTTTAAACCAGAATCATCTTCAGCTTTAGGATATGGATTTCATTGTGGATTTTTAGGTATGCTTCATTTAGAAATAATTAAAGATCGTATAGAAAGAGAATATGGAATATCTGTAATTGTTACTATTCCTAATGTTTCTTATAAAATTTATACAAAAAATAAATCATTTTTTGTAAATGTTCCATCAAATTTTCCAGAATATGGAACTTTTAAAAAAGTAGAAGAACCTTATGTTCTTGTATCTATTATTACACAAAATAATGATATAGGAGACATAATCTCTTTATGCATGAAAAAACGTGGAATTATTATGGATCAAAATTATTTATCATCAGGAAAAGTTCAAATATCATTTGAAATGCCTTTATCAGAAATTATTATTGATTTTTATGATAAATTAAAAACAATTACCAAAGGATACGCCTCTTTTGATTATCAATTTATTGAATATAGAGAATCAGATTTAAGAAAGATTATTGTATTAATAAATAGAGAAAAAATAGAATCATTATCTATGTTGTCTCATAAAAGTAAATCAGAAATCTTAGCAAAAAAAATTTGTAAAAAATTATCAGCATTAATACCAAAACATCAATTTAGCATACCAATACAAGCATCTATATCTGGAAAAATTATTGCAAGAGAAACTATAAAATCTTTAAGAAAAGATGTAATTGGAAAATGTTATGGAGGAGATATAACTAGAAAAAAAAAATTATTGAATAAACAAAAAAAAGGAAAGAAAAAAATGCGTGAACTAGGAAAAGTCAATATACCATCATCTGCATTTATGACTTTTTTAAAAATTAAAGATTAA